The sequence below is a genomic window from Scatophagus argus isolate fScaArg1 chromosome 8, fScaArg1.pri, whole genome shotgun sequence.
CTGGTCTTGTTTGAACAGAATGTTCCTGACTTGCTCAATCCCCAGACCCCTCCCCACTCCAAGGCCGggaaggctttttttttcatccacatatttgcttcttctgttttcagatttcctgtctatatctatctatctatatgcAGTGTACACAAACACCCATACTGTCCCTGACAGCTTTTACCTTATGACAACACAGACCTGATATCAGTTAGACACTTAATCTGAGTCTGGTCAGAATGACGTGTTAGATAATCTATAAGAATCACTTCTTATAGATGTAATACTGCATTTTTTCCCTACTCTGTTTCAGATGATATTGAAGATGCCACCGTCAACAAGATTGCGTAAGTGAAAACCTCTAATGATTAACTGTCCCACAGCAATCTGTTCTCACTCTGTCAGCATGAATGGTTGAGCACATACCTTTAGTCAATGTGACATGTGTAGCGGCCTGAGGCCAGCAGGCTGGACATTTATTGCACTATCTTGTGTGCGCCTGTGTTATGTAGTTGTTGGTTgggatggagggggagggggaggggggtcacGTCAGTGTCACTCTGCCCTTTGTCCCTACACGCTGGCACTGCTGGCATTACCTTATCCTGTACCTTTCAACCAGGCTGTGCTGTTCAGCTAAACACATGTGACTTCACTGAtggcttctctttctctcccttcccAGGCTGTGGTTGTGTACGTTCGCTCTGTCTGTTGCAGTGTGCGCTGTGCTCCTTCTTCCCATCTCCATTCTGTCCAATGAGGTGCTGCTTATGTTCCCACAAAGCTACTACATGCAGTGGCTCAATGGATCTCTTATTCACggtacatttttattgttattattagtccacaacaccaaaaaagtTGCCTTCTTTTAAAACCTGTCAAACAACAGCGGATATTGCATCCTGAAACTGGATCAGATTTAATGAGTATCAGTGATAATAAGCTCCTAATCAATACACTACAGGCCTGTGCTCAAACAGATCATTATTATTGATAGGGTGGCtgtgtgctttatttattttaatagtcCAGCTctgtgaagtaaaagtaaagtaaaccAGGTGCTGTTTCATGTGAGAAGCATTTTACAATAATCTCAGCTTTTCACAGTTTAAATTCCTTTTTAACTGTAGCACAATCTTGTTAATTAGTACATGTGACTTGGTGGCTCATCTCGTCATTCAGCACTGCACTGCAGGATGATACCTCACGGTGGTTGACAGTGGTACTGCCAAGATGCTTCACTGCAGTTTTAACTCTTACGAATGTTTGCACTAAAAACATTTGGAACAACCCTCTGCCTCTCTTGTCAGGCTTGTGGAACctagttttccttttctccaaTTTGTCCCTGGTCTTCCTCATGCCCTTTGCCTACTTCTTCACGGAGTCAGAGGGATTTGCAGGGTCAAAAAAGGTATCCAGTTTTAGCATTGCCTCACAAATGGTGTAAATTgacatcatctgtgtgtgtgaacctgttAATCGGTGTTGTTTGCGCAGGGGGTCATGGCACGAGTGTATGAAGCGGTAGTGCTACTGTTGCTGCTGGCTCTGCTTGTGCTGGGCATTGTGTGGGTTGCATCAGCCCTCCTCCACGACAACATAGCCAGGAAGAGCCTCTATGGTGAGTCGTGTGCTTTATAGATGCCTCAGTGACAACTGATTTTAGCGTTTTTATTGTAGTTGTTTATGCTCTCTTCCTCTGAATTTCAGACCTGTGGGAGTATTACATTCCCTACTTGTACTCGGGCATCTCTCTGTTTGGAgtgttgctgcttttgtgtAAGTCTTATCTGCATCACAATGACTTAACCAGCCAAAAAGTCCAGTGTATGTCACTTGCATATCATGCGggtgtttctcttttcagtgtGCACTCCCTTTGGGTTATCCCGAATGTTCAGTGTAACTGGCAGCCTATTGGTCAAACCGCGGGTGAGTAACAGTGACTAGAATAAAATATATCCCACTTCCCATAGAACAGCCTTTCACAATTATGGCTTGTGGCTGTGTGCTGTCGTTTTCGAATTGATTGATGCCTCTTTTCCCCCTCAGCTGTTGGAAGATGTAGAAGATACTTTGAGCTGCACCATGTTTGAGGAAGACTCGCTCTCCAGGAAAATGAACTGTGAGTGCATCACCGTGAACACACTCCTTTGCTATTTTCTGGTGATTCAATTTAAAGCTggctgattgattttttttttttttttttttttaaatctctattgtgtgttgttgtctgaTTGAAGCTGGCAGGACGTCATGCTGGGTCAAGCTGAACACGGAGGCGATGAAAAAAGAGTACCAAACAGTTCGGAGCAAGCGCATCGCCCTGGGTAAGATTCACTGAACAGGCTGCTGGGCTTCTTTCACTGTGATTATACTGTATagtcatttgttttgcttttgtcttttttttttcttcttaatttcCCCACAGAAATGCGTAGAAAAGCATCTCCGTGGCAGAGAAACTTGGGCTATCCCCTGGCCATGCTTGTGCTCCTTGCACTGACGGTACTTTGCTGTTTTTATCAATATATTCTCATCTGTTCTGGCTGTCTTAATAGTTGTGTAATGACTGGCCATGCCTCCTCAGGTGATGTGTGTACTGATGGTCTGTTTCAATGTGTTGGAGTTGCTCCTGGATGAGACGGCTATGCCCAGAGGAATGGAGGTGAGGATTTAGCCAGAAAGAACTTTGTTGTCTGGCCACAGCCAGTCATCTGCATTCCCTGatgattgttatttttgtggGTTTTAGGACCCTCACTTGGGGATGGTCTCGTTCTCCATGTTCGGCTCACTGGGCGCTGCAGTTCAAGTGGTCCTTATCCTGTATCCTTAACATTCAccattgagtgtgtgtgcccATAGAATTAACTCGTCCAGGGTGACCAGGGTGTGATGTTGACACATTCTGTTAGTCATGCATTTAGAAAAATCTTATAtcttaattatttcatttctaaatGTTATTAGCAGTTTCTGTGGGTGGATTAGTCTACTTTCCCATGTTATCCTTAAAATAAATTTCAGCTATCTGATGGTGTCCTCAGTGGTGGGCTTCTATAGCTCTCCTCTCTTCACTGGCCTCTTGCCTCGTGCAAAGGACACCAACCTCACACAGGTATCAGTTTTCGACTTCATCCTTAAGTCTTACTATTTTGCTTGTAAAGCTATTTATGGATCGCCTCCCTCTCTCGAACCCTTCATGGGTTCATGCATGATTTTTATTGTCTGCTCCGTTGACcttattttcttgtttccaTTTCAGATCATTGGAAACTGCGTGTCACTGCTTATCCTCAGCTCAGCACTACCAGTCTTTTCACGCACACTCGGTAAGGACATAACATAAATGACAAATTTATGAAAGACTCCAGCCATGTCCTAATTCCACACAATGCACTAATTATTAGCAGGTTTTTGAGTAGGTAGTAGATAGTGTTCACAGTACAAAAGATGAAGTTACTAAAGTTAATGAAGTTAATAAAGAGTCTGCTCTTTTTCTATGAAGCTTCATGGGCTTCATATTTCGTGTGAAAAGAGTATACCTTGACAGCTGGTACCTCGCAGATGATGTGTACAGTTGGTATTCAACTGGGACACGGCAATCTGTTAAGTGTTGTCAAGGAGCAGCTCTGTGAACATTTTACTGGAGGTTTTAGTAATGGCCACAAGAGGGCGATTGTATGCCATGAATACTGTAGCTGCAGGTGAGCCCTGACTTTGGCAATTCATTCACAAGGAAAACATGTGCTTTTGCTTCCGTCAGGGATCACGCGCTTTGATCTTCTAGGAGACTTTGGTCGGTATAACTGGCTTGGGAACTTCTACATTGTCTTTTTGTACAACATGCTGTTTGCTGGTCTCACCTCTGCCTCCCTGATCAAGACGGTCACCTGGGCAGTACAGAGAGAGCTCATACGTGCCTTTGGTCAGTCtacattcattttaatcttggatacatgtatttttgtgtctgtgggaTAGTGTTTTACTGAAATTCATTGCACTTCGGGTAGCTGTGTCATAAGTTTCCCCACCTTTGGCCTCATTTCCCTATGGGCTGGTCTCTCTTCCTCAGATAGAAAGAATACAATTCTTTCAGGAAAGTGTAAAGGGACAAGAGGAGATTCAGGTCCCCTTGGGGACCTTCAGGCACACCGCCCTAGACCCCTTGCAGCACACACGCCCTCTACCCCTCCGCCCAACACAAACAAGAACATGGACacgccaaacacacacatacacgcaatCCCCTTCCTCACAGCACAGATAGCATCTCTGCACCGTGGCAGCTCTCCTGCACTTTTCCCTATGCCTCCCAACTCACTTTTGTTCTGTGATTAATAGACTTTCATTTCACCtaaatcattatttttcttaGCTTTGCAAGTTTAAATTCTCCACCTTGTGGTTATGCAAGATCTTACagtcccttttctttctcttttttttttttgcaggtctCCACAAACTGCCTTTAACTGTGTCACGCTCCACTGTCCCCTTCAGACTCCTCCTGGCCAGTGGACTGTCCAAAATCCAGTGACTTTCCTCCCTCACTGCTGCCTTTCCTGACCTTTTAGAAACTGAGCCACTTCAAATGAGCACCCGCTGGATTAAAAGCTTTTGCAATTCAGTTACTGTGCCTGTTGATACATGGCTCGGGTCGCCCAGTGTGAAGAGACTGGAGGAGTTGATGAGTCTCTGTGCACTTTCTCACGTTGGAGCTCTGTTTGAAGCTGTGTCATGACCAGTGTATCAGGGCCCGGTTTTATGCAGTTACTTGACTGCAAGGACAAGCACTGGTAAGAGTGGTTAGCTAAGTCATGCTGCAACTGTAACAAGGGGAATAGGAATTTAAGCCATATTGGCAATCCTATCAATAGTGCCATCGTGGACAATCAACCTGCTCCACAAATCCTGATGCCTGATGAGAAGTGGATAGCTGTTGCTCTGTTGACACATGTGAAAGTCAGCAGAGTTATTTTGAAATATCACATTGTAATTGTGACATAATTTCCTTTTCCTGCTCCAGGTCAATTGagcgctctctctttctccatggCTTCCCCACACTTTCCTCTCTTAGGTTGTATCACTATTTTAAGATTGGGAATCTTACTTCCATGTGTTTAGTGGTTCAGTGTTATGGTAATTAATGAGAGGAAGTTGGTATTGGAGCAAAGAGGACGCAGACTACCTTGTCTATCTATGGATCTGCAGGTTACACAGGGAATATGAGAATGAGGTAAATGTCTGAGAGTTGGAGCTCTTTTTACTCGAATTAAGGGCACTTTCTGTGGTGATCATTGAGCAcgttttttacttttgtaaaaaatgtgctgaagattactcatttatttacaaagaaaCTAAAAAGATTTACACTTTGTCTTATGCAAGACTGCCATAGAATGCCATATGACACTCGCTTGGAGGAACTTCTGCCTTTGACCAATCATACTGTGAATTATTAGGAATTTCTGTGGGTAAGTGCAATATTTTGTAAGCAAAAGCACACTTTTTAACTTTACCAAAAGTAACTTCTAAATTTTCTCtatgctttcttttcatttgttaagcatttttttccccatctcatTCCTCTTTATTGGACAATGGGCCAATGGTTAGAGTAGTTTCAGAATGTTTTCAAAAAGCAAATGTGACTATCAATCCATGGAATGATTTCTGGTGTCATATTTTTTTGTGCGTTTTGATAACCTAAATTCTGTCATGTTTATCAGCTGTATCTCATTGTCCTCGATGTGTTGATGACCCTGTGTCACCGTTTGCCTTTGCTGCTGTATCAGCAGGTTAtttagctgtttgtttgacCAGCAGGGGACAGTGTCTCTCAAACCCTGCATCCAGCAGCCCTGTTTAAtgaatctttctctctctggttaGTAATTATAGGTATTATGTGCCGAGCACTCTGAGGTTTACTCATTTCACTTTATCTGGGAaatttcttttggtttttgggAACACAAATTTTAtaatgtactgttttttttatcagtatTTATGGGCATTTGGGGATCTATACCTACATGTCTTTACTCTTAGGATTTTTAACagttgttgaaaatgttgattGTGTTGCagttgagacaaaaaaaatctttagagTTGTTCTCAAAGATGGAAAATAGTGTGTTCATTGTTTACTTTTGAAATCACTCTGGTCTGTCAGGTTTTCTGAGCTGAATTTTGCCTATCATTGTTTtatgagaagaaagaaataaaattgtCCAGTGTTTTTAACTTCTTTGTGTCCTTTTGGATACACATCAAGGTGACTTTTGTGTCTTTGATGTTGCTAACATGCTTGttacattttatgaaatgtaaTTACATTGTGACTGATCTGATGTTGCctgaagtgagtgtgtgtgtgtgtgtgtgtgtgtgagagagattgGCAAAGACATCTGTCCTGTACGTCCCTCCACCCTTTTGTTGCACTTCTTTaatcagcagcagaagaaagcCATATTTtggcctgtctgtcagcagtgCCCAGCCACGACGCCACTACAGCCGTAGCCCACGCTTTCCCCGCTCTGATGCAACTGCCTGATAAAAGAGCTGCAAATCAGGAGAAGCGACgttcactcacactcactcctTCACGTCCCCACCACCCACCCGCCTCCTTTCTTCCATGCCTTTTCCTTGTCTATTGTTCATCTCCTCAcctcgtttttttctttttttctgaagtcAGTTCAAGAAAATCCTGGCTGATTAATTTCTCCCTCttgattttttgtttgcatttcttgttttgttggatGTTTTAATTAAGCTTATTTAGTTTAGGTCTTGTTTTGCACTATGTTTCCTTTGCCAAAAGGAAATGGACCTCAAATGTCGCCCTAACATTGCTTACACATCTGGAGACTGGTTACCCTCTGAGGAAGTTACACATTAgccaaatataaaatgtgtgtgtgagaggttaCTACAATATAGATTTATCccgaaagaaagaaaaaagtgtttgtttaatgtgattCATATTTGAACAAAGTAAGACTGATGCTGCCGTGATTCAGAGATTCATAAATGATTCACGAAAGACAATTTAGTGATTAGTCCCTGTATTCACTGGGACATGACTTTGGAATCACATTTAGAGCAATATTTGGAAACTGAGGAATGATGCTAAGTGAATGTGAACCCTTCCTGTCGAAAAATATTTCTATCTGTATTAGTTGTCCCCCAGTctaaatgacattttctctaaatttaaagaaatgtcaAAAGTGTTACTGAAGTCTGTCTGGACCCCAGACTATGTTACCCTAAGTTTTAGCTTATTTAGAGATCAACTACAGCAAACTGGATTTcaagatttttctttattgatgTACATGgtacacacacagcttgaaACAACTGTACATATAACCTAACCTTACACCTCTCTATCAAGGTCGATAGCAGCGCAATCAAGGTGTCCCAGCAGTCCCGTTGGGTAACACACTCTATTGGACTGGCTATTGGGCGTACTGGGGACAAGGCAGGAGACGGGCAACTTGCAATGGGATGAGATAGGCTATCTTTATTGTCAAAACATAAGAATGAAGGGGGAAAAAGACACAGATTAGCTTTCCTGACAGTCGGCCGTTTGAAGTTCATGCCAAAGTGCATTAGGGGCTGTTATTCCCTCATTTTGTGCACTTGCAAATACAGAGCCAGTCACAGGAAAAGGCGAGACTTGCTCGCTAATCAACTGATAATGAGTCACATACTGTTCGTTTGCCATAGCTGCCCGCCATCCTGCCTGCACACTCACGGCACACTTGCTTCACACAGTTGACTGTCACAGGCCATTGTTTCAATGGATAACTGGGTGACTGATGTGACCTGGATCTTTAGGGAAAAACCTGTAATGTTGTAACTTAAATTCTAATGTGCTTTAATCAGCATATAACCTATACAATGTAAAT
It includes:
- the lmbr1l gene encoding limb region 1 homolog-like protein isoform X1, which translates into the protein METDDVSVREQLFHNRVRETIICVLLFTCLYIVSYLILTHFKKTADFVTDDIEDATVNKIALWLCTFALSVAVCAVLLLPISILSNEVLLMFPQSYYMQWLNGSLIHGLWNLVFLFSNLSLVFLMPFAYFFTESEGFAGSKKGVMARVYEAVVLLLLLALLVLGIVWVASALLHDNIARKSLYDLWEYYIPYLYSGISLFGVLLLLLCTPFGLSRMFSVTGSLLVKPRLLEDVEDTLSCTMFEEDSLSRKMNSGRTSCWVKLNTEAMKKEYQTVRSKRIALEMRRKASPWQRNLGYPLAMLVLLALTVMCVLMVCFNVLELLLDETAMPRGMEDPHLGMVSFSMFGSLGAAVQVVLILYLMVSSVVGFYSSPLFTGLLPRAKDTNLTQIIGNCVSLLILSSALPVFSRTLGITRFDLLGDFGRYNWLGNFYIVFLYNMLFAGLTSASLIKTVTWAVQRELIRAFGLHKLPLTVSRSTVPFRLLLASGLSKIQ
- the lmbr1l gene encoding limb region 1 homolog-like protein isoform X2; the protein is METDDVSVREQLFHNRVRETIICVLLFTCLYIVSYLILTHFKKTADFVTDDIEDATVNKIALWLCTFALSVAVCAVLLLPISILSNEVLLMFPQSYYMQWLNGSLIHGLWNLVFLFSNLSLVFLMPFAYFFTESEGFAGSKKGVMARVYEAVVLLLLLALLVLGIVWVASALLHDNIARKSLYDLWEYYIPYLYSGISLFGVLLLLLCTPFGLSRMFSVTGSLLVKPRLLEDVEDTLSCTMFEEDSLSRKMNSGRTSCWVKLNTEAMKKEYQTVRSKRIALEMRRKASPWQRNLGYPLAMLVLLALTVMCVLMVCFNVLELLLDETAMPRGMEDPHLGMVSFSMFGSLGAAVQVVLILYLMVSSVVGFYSSPLFTGLLPRAKDTNLTQIIGNCVSLLILSSALPVFSRTLGLHKLPLTVSRSTVPFRLLLASGLSKIQ